One Drosophila santomea strain STO CAGO 1482 chromosome X, Prin_Dsan_1.1, whole genome shotgun sequence DNA segment encodes these proteins:
- the LOC120454995 gene encoding neurobeachin isoform X16 yields MADIMRPPYSEIKRPDEIVRMTTADNLKFAVLIGLIEVGQVTNREVVNTVLHLLVGGEFDMELNFVIQDAQNIKHMLELLDHCPPNLQAEIWSVFIAILRKSVRNLQACTDVGLIEHVLVRLQRSETVVADLLIEMLGVLASYSITVKELKLLFGTMKATNGKWPRHSAKLLNVLRQMPHRNGPDVFFSFPGRKGSAMVLPPLAKWPYENGFTFTTWFRLDPINSVNIEREKPYLYCFKTSKGVGYTAHFVGNCLVLTSMKVKGKGFQHCVKYEFQPRKWYMIAIVYIYNRWTKSEIKCLVNGQLASSTEMAWFVSTNDPFDKCYIGATPELDEERVFCGQMSAIYLFSEALTTQQICAMHRLGPGYKSQFRFDNECYLNLPDNHKRVLYDGKLSNAIVFMYNPVATDGQLCLQSSPKGNVSYFVHTPHALMLQDVKAVVTHSIHCTLNSIGGIQVLFPLFSQLDMAHEGLGDIKRDPTLCSKLLGFICELVETSQTVQQHMIQNRGFLVISFMLQRSSREHLTLEVLGSFLNLTKYLVTCLSANSDLLLKQLFCFSFLTWQLLDHVLFNPALWIYTPANVQARLYSYLATEFLSDTQIYSNVRRVSTVLQTVHTLKYYYWVVNPRAKSGIIPKGLDGPRPAQKDILAIRAYILLFLKQLIMIGNGVKEDELQSILNYLTTMHEDENLHDVLQMLISLMSEHPSSMVPAFDVKHGVRSIFKLLAAESQLIRLQALKLLGFFLSRSTHKRKYDVMSPHNLYTLLAERLLLYEESLSLPTYNVLYEIMTEHISQQILYTRHPEPESHYRLENPMILKVVATLIRQSKQTESLIDVKKLFLQDMTLLCNSNRENRRTVLQMSVWQEWLIAMAYIHPKSSEEQKISDMVYSLFRMLLHHAIKHEYGGWRVWVDTLAIVHSKVSYEEFKLQFAQMYEHYERQRTDNITDPALRQARPISTISGWEREELHQQQNGGSAAAVGPNQTAAVKGAVSIASLEDVPPVVEEEVEELELEEVEIQEGPITEEAEPKSVIANISDVYNEQLKTDATCNGNLEDVKEEELVQQQVEDLEKQPEQSISLGALRETLQLGDDMDVEELELATAKDALNAEQHVARVLQASEAALNDCKMAVDDVLQESSSVLKDEEIELAVNEVVQGVLNNEKKTQSQDKDNKEQSVEQDVNVSLLNSKNLLNNNNNNNNNSPSPTPTTATATTTAVTEAETEVNANEIVSSTEAPKAETETSVTPEVETPEMAKPSPIVPSPVLATNQKTEDAANKLNNNEKLAEINASPEPSIVVETSKADLLQLSDCETKPNKDTEAEDSVALAVRDIVEQLIDKVIDATEAESASDTKTETNNNEIPKEEKQTSAEPKEVESPESLAAAAEEIVQEVVEAALVMVQEESTPEEPEKNVKPQEKENEKEEFLFQLEPASTEVQEPAIVEDRKKPEDPKAQSSLEPKTPNLEEPKPKETEQQKSLEVAEELPQKPEEQAVAIVNQVLDTLVDDTVKAVAAEQTTQTSPAPEEQSPQILVMESPATSVRVKPTEVDSTTQTTPKNEAGSNLLVEQVQQVLQEDDAQQSAGMAIEDEEYSNQQAAAAVENANSSQLETNHYGPGNPESKQQQQRTKSGSTRPMFSPGPTRPPFRIPEFKWSYIHQRLLSDVLFSLETDIQVWRSHSTKSVLDFVNSSENAIFVVNTVHLISQLADNLIIACGGLLPLLASATSPNSELDVLEPTQGMPLEVAVSFLQRLVNMADVLIFATSLNFGELEAEKNMSSGGILRQCLRLVCTCAVRNCLECKERTRYNVGAMARDVPGAAHLQALIRGAQASPKNIVESITGQLSPVKDPEKLLQDMDVNRLRAVIYRDVEETKQAQFLSLAIVYFISVLMVSKYRDILEPPAEPQIQRQSPVLQRTAGGGGRQIQDSDYEIIVVDENNPSVLADNDSHSSGPPSIKSVDSDVGSLNMNSTENEVPEVESSSEILIDDHKPSHSNDESWTDVNLNEDAAVQAASAGIVVGLVDNGGNVIAEKHDPSHHNQQQQQQQAGIMGQQQQHGSLGHSERGDKPDSEISVVRVPDGYGGAGSSGVNSGQGQGVPSNQRPRPEELPMKAPALVAQLPLTTPSREASLTQKLEIALGPVCPLLREIMVDFAPFLSKTLVGSHGQELLMEGKGLTTFKNSHSVVELVMLLCSQEWQNSLQKHAGLAFIELINEGRLLSHAMKDHIVRVANEAEFILNRMRADDVLKHADFESQCAQTLLERREEERMCDHLITAARRRDNVIASRLLEKVRNIMCNRHGAWGDSSSTSSGGAIVGAVQKSPYWKLDAWEDDARRRKRMVQNPRGSSHPQATLKAALENGGPEDAILQTRDEFHTQIAVSRSHPSGQHNGELLDDAELLIEDRELDLDLTGPVNISTKARLIAPGLVAPGTVSITSTEMFFEVDEEHPEFQKIDGEVLKYCDHLHGKWYFSEVRAIFSRRYLLQNVALEIFLASRTSILFAFPDQHTVKKVIKALPRVGVGIKYGIPQTRRASMMSPRQLMRNSNMTQKWQRREISNFEYLMFLNTIAGRTYNDLNQYPIFPWVLTNYESKDLDLSLPSNYRDLSKPIGALNPSRRAYFEERYESWDSDTIPPFHYGTHYSTAAFTLNWLVRVEPFTTMFLALQGGKFDYPDRLFSSVSLSWKNCQRDTSDVKELIPEWYFLPEMFYNSSGYRLGHREDGALVDDIELPPWAKSPEEFVRINRMALESEFVSCQLHQWIDLIFGYKQRGPEAIRATNVFYYLTYEGSVDLDGVLDPVMREAVENQIRNFGQTPSQLLMEPHPPRSSAMHLSPMMFSAMPEDLCQMLKFYQNSPVIHISANTYPQLSLPSVVTVTAGHQFAVNRWNCNYTASVQSPSYAESPQSPGSNQPLTIDPVLAVHGTNNNSNAASRRHLGDNFSQMLKIRSNCFVTTVDSRFLIACGFWDNSFRVFATETAKIVQIVFGHFGVVTCMARSECNITSDCYIASGSADCTVLLWHWNARTQSIVGEGDVPTPRATLTGHEQAVTSVVISAELGLVVSGSSNGPVLIHTTFGDLLRSLDPPAEFHSPELITMSREGFIVINYDKGNVAAYTINGKKLRHETHNDNLQCMLLSRDGEYLMTAGDRGIVEVWRTFNLAPLYAFPACNAGIRSLALTHDQKYLLAGLSTGSIIVFHIDFNRWHHEYQQRY; encoded by the exons GCCATGGTCCTGCCTCCACTGGCCAAATGGCCCTATGAGAACGGATTCACCTTCACCACCTGGTTCCGCCTGGATCCCATCAATTCGGTGAATATCGAACGGGAGAAGCCCTACCTCTACTG TTTCAAGACATCAAAGGGCGTGGGCTATACGGCGCATTTTGTGGGCAATTGCCTCGTCCTCACCTCGATGAAGGTCAAGGGCAAGGGCTTTCAACATTGTGTCAAATACGAGTTCCAGCCACGAAAG TGGTACATGATTGCCATAGTGTATATATACAATCGTTGGACGAAAAGCGAAATCAAGTGCCTCGTTAATGGACAGCTGGCCTCTTCAACGGAGATGGCCTGGTTTGTTTCCACAAACGAT CCCTTTGACAAGTGCTACATTGGAGCCACCCCCGAGTTGGACGAGGAGCGCGTCTTCTGTGGCCAAATGTCGGCGATCTACCTTTTCAGCGAGGCACTGACCACGCAGCAAATCTGCGCGATGCATCGCCTGGGTCCCGGCTACAAG TCGCAGTTCCGATTCGACAACGAGTGCTATCTGAATCTGCCGGACAATCACAAGCGG GTGCTGTACGATGGCAAACTATCGAATGCCATTGTGTTCATGTACAATCCGGTGGCCACCGATGGTCAGTTGTGTCTGCAGTCGTCGCCCAAGGGAAACGTTTCATATTTCGTGCACACGCCGCATGCGCTGATGTTGCAG GATGTGAAGGCCGTGGTCACGCACTCGATACACTGCACCCTCAATTCGATTGGCGGCATCCAGGTGCTATTCCCGCTTTTCTCGCAGCTGGACATGGCCCACGAGGGTCTGGGGGACATTAAGCGGGATCCCACGCTGTG CTCCAAGCTGCTGGGCTTCATCTGTGAACTGGTGGAAACTTCGCAGACGGTGCAGCAGCACATGATCCAGAACCGGGGCTTCCTGGTCATCTCGTTCATGCTGCAGCGCTCCTCCCGCGAACACCTGACTCTGGAAGTACTTGGATCCTTCCTGAATCTGACCAAGTATCTCGTCACCTGCCTGTCGGCCAACAGTGATCTGCTGCTCAAACAG TTGTTCTGTTTCTCATTTCTCACGTGGCAGCTACTGGACCACGTCCTCTTCAATCCAGCCCTATGGATATACACACCCGCCAATGTCCAGGCACGACTGTACTCCTACTTGGCCACCGAGTTCCTCTCGGACACGCAGATCTACAGCAATGTGAGGAGGGTCAGCACGGTCCTACAGACAGTGCACACCCTGAAGTACTACTACTGGGTGGTCAATCCGCGGGCTAAGAGCGGCATCATTCCCAAGGGACTGG ATGGACCTCGTCCGGCTCAAAAGGACATTCTGGCCATCCGGGCCTACATCCTGCTGTTCCTGAAGCAGCTCATCATGATCGGCAATGGCGTGAAGGAGGACGAGCTGCAGAGCATACTCAACTATCTGACCACCATGCACGAG GACGAGAATCTACATGACGTGCTGCAGATGCTCATCTCGCTGATGTCGGAGCATCCCAGCTCCATGGTACCTGCCTTTGATGTGAAGCACGGCGTGCGCAGCATCTTCAAGTTGCTGGCGGCCGAAAGTCAGTTGATTCGGTTGCAGGCCCTCAAACTACTGGGCTTCTTCCTTTCCCGCAGCACCCACAA ACGCAAGTACGATGTAATGTCGCCACACAATCTGTACACCCTCTTAGCGGAGCGACTGCTTCTCTATGAGGAATCGCTATCCCTGCCCACATACAATGTTCTTTACGAGATCATGACGGAGCACATCTCGCAGCAGATTCTGTACACACGGCATCCGGAACCAGAGAGTCACTACCGACTGGAGAATCCAA TGATCCTCAAGGTGGTGGCCACCCTGATCCGGCAATCAAAGCAAACGGAATCCCTGATCGACGTGAAAAAGCTGTTCCTGCAGGATATGACCCTGTTGTGCAATAGCAATCGGGAGAATCGGCGCACCGTGCTCCAGATGTCCGTGTGGCAGGAGTGGCTCATTGCGATGGCCTACATTCATCCAAAGAGCAGCGAAGAGCAGAAGATAAGCGACATGGTGTACTCTCTGTTCCGCATGCTGCTTCACCATGCCATCAAGCATGAATACGGCGGCTGGAGAGTTTGGGTTGACACCCTTGCAATCGTTCACTCCAAGGTATCTTACGAGGAGTTTAAACTCCAGTTTGCCCAGATGTACGAGCACTACGAGCGCCAGCGAACGGATAATATCACCGATCCTGCCCTGCGTCAGGCTAGACCCATCAGCACGATCAGCGGTTGGGAGCGAGAGGAgctgcatcagcagcagaaCGGTGGATCTGCTGCAGCAGTGGGTCCCAATCAAACGGCAGCGGTCAAGGGAGCTGTTTCCATTGCCTCTCTGGAAGATGTGCCTCCGGTGGTTGAGGAAGAGGTGgaggaactggagctggaggaagTGGAGATCCAAGAGGGTCCCATAACCGAAGAAGCCGAACCGAAATCGGTGATAGCCAACATTTCCGACGTCTACAACGAGCAGCTCAAAACCGATGCCACGTGCAATGGTAACTTGGAGGATGTCAAAGAGGAGGAGCTTGTCCAACAGCAAGTCGAAGACCTGGAGAAGCAACCAGAGCAATCCATTTCCTTGGGAGCACTCAGGGAAACCCTACAACTTGGTGATGACATGGATGTTGAGGAACTGGAGCTGGCTACCGCCAAGGATGCCCTCAATGCGGAACAGCACGTGGCGCGAGTTCTCCAGGCTTCCGAAGCGGCACTTAACGATTGCAAAATGGCAGTTGATGATGTTCTGCAGGAGTCATCCTCCGTCCTCAAGGACGAAGAGATCGAACTGGCCGTCAACGAGGTGGTTCAGGGTGTGCTCAACAATGAGAAGAAAACCCAATCCCAAGACAAGGATAACAAGGAACAGTCGGTCGAGCAGGATGTAAATGTTAGCTTGCTGAACAGCAAGAATCTGctcaacaataataataataacaataacaacagtCCTAGTCCAACGCCCACAACAGCGACTGCGACTACGACGGCGGTGacggaagcggaaacggaGGTCAATGCTAATGAGATCGTGAGCAGCACAGAGGCGCCCAaggcggaaacggaaacgagCGTAACACCGGAAGTTGAAACCCCAGAAATGGCCAAGCCAAGCCCCATTGTCCCCAGCCCCGTATTAGCAACCAATCAAAAGACTGAAGATGCAGCCAACAAGCTGAACAACAACGAGAAGCTGGCAGAGATCAACGCCAGTCCCGAGCCATCCATTGTCGTGGAAACATCAAAAGCTGATCTTCTTCAGCTTTCCGATTGCGAAACCAAACCGAATAAGGACACCGAAGCGGAGGATTCCGTTGCGCTGGCTGTCAGAGATATTGTCGAGCAACTCATCGACAAGGTCATCGATGCCACGGAAGCGGAATCGGCTAGCGACACCAAAACGGAGACTAACAATAATGAGATACCCAAGGAGGAGAAACAGACTTCAGCGGAGCCCAAGGAAGTGGAAAGTCCAGAGAGTTTGGCTGCTGCCGCCGAGGAAATTGTCCAAGAGGTAGTGGAAGCAGCTCTCGTAATGGTCCAAGAGGAGAGCACTCCAGAGGAACCAGAAAAGAATGTGAAACCccaagaaaaggaaaatgagAAGGAAGAGTTTCTTTTCCAGCTGGAGCCAGCGTCTACTGAGGTTCAAGAACCAGCCATTGTAGAAGATCGAAAGAAACCAGAAGATCCTAAAGCCCAGAGCTCTTTGGAACCAAAGACCCCGAACCTTGAAGAACCTAAACCCAAGGAAACTGAGCAGCAGAAGTCCCTGGAGGTCGCCGAAGAACTACCTCAGAAACCGGAGGAGCAGGCTGTGGCCATTGTTAACCAAGTCCTGGACACTTTGGTGGACGATACCGTCAAGGCCGTGGCAGCGGAGCAAACCACTCAAACATCGCCAGCCCCCGAAGAGCAATCGCCGCAAATACTGGTCATGGAATCTCCAGCTACGTCGGTGCGGGTCAAACCCACTGAGGTGGATTCCACCACCCAGACTACGCCGAAGAACGAGGCCGGATCCAATCTATTGGTTGAGCAGGTGCAACAAGTGCTCCAGGAGGACGACGCCCAACAATCAGCTGGCATGGCCATCGAAGATGAGGAGTACTCTAATCAGCAGGCAGCAGCGGCAGTTGAAAATGCCAATAGCAGCCAATTGGAGACCAATCATTATGGTCCCGGTAATCCAGAATccaagcaacagcaacagcgcaCCAAATCAGGATCGACCCGACCCATGTTCAGTCCGGGACCTACACGTCCGCCCTTCCGGATACCGGAATTCAAGTGGTCCTACATCCATCAGCGACTGCTCAGCGATGTCCTCTTCTCTCTGGAAACGGACATTCAGGTGTGGCGCAGTCATTCAACCAAAAGCGTCCTGGACTTTGTCAACTCCAGCGAGAATGCCATTTTTGTGGTAAACACGGTGCATTTGATATCGCAACTAGCGGACAACCTGATTATCGCCTGTGGAGGATTGCTGCCTCTTCTGGCCAGCGCCACATCACCCAAT TCCGAATTGGATGTGCTGGAGCCCACGCAAGGTATGCCTTTGGAGGTGGCCGTGTCCTTCCTGCAGCGTCTGGTCAACATGGCGGATGTCCTGATCTTTGCCACATCCCTGAACTTCGGCGAGTTGGAGGCGGAGAAGAACATGTCCAGTGGCGGCATCCTGCGTCAGTGCCTGCGATTGGTTTGCACTTGTGCGGTGAGGAATTGCTTGGAGTGCAAGGAGCGTACGCGCTACAATGTGGGCGCTATGGCGAGAGATGTCCCGGGTGCAGCCCATTTGCAGGCCCTCATCCGCGGAGCTCAGGCATCGCCCAAG AACATTGTCGAGTCAATCACTGGTCAATTATCGCCTGTCAAGGATCCCGAGAAGCTGCTCCAGGACATGGACGTCAATCGCCTGCGCGCAGTCATTTATCGCGATGTG GAGGAGACCAAGCAAGCGCAGTTCCTGTCGCTGGCAATAGTGTACTTCATATCGGTGCTGATGGTGTCCAAGTATCGTGATATTCTGGAGCCTCCGGCAGAGCCCCAGATCCAGCGTCAATCGCCAGTGCTGCAACGCACGGCAGGCGGCG GTGGTCGCCAAATCCAGGACAGTGACTACGAAATAATTGTCGTCGATGAGAATAATCCATCGGTTTTGGCGGATAATGATTCACATTCCAGTGGACCACCATCCATTAAG AGCGTGGACTCGGATGTGGGCTCCCTGAACATGAACTCCACGGAAAACGAAGTGCCCGAGGTGGAGTCATCCAGCGAGATCCTAATCGATGATCACAAACCGAGTCACTCGAACGACGAAAGCTGGACGGATGTGAATCTCAACGAGGATGCCGCCGTTCAGGCGGCAAGTGCCGGAATAGTTGTGGGTTTGGTCGATAACGGAGGTAATGTTATAGCCGAAAAACATGATCCGTCGCATcacaaccaacaacaacagcagcagcaggcgggGATTATgggtcagcagcagcaacatggaTCACTTGGTCATTCGGAGCGGGGTGACAAACCCGATTCGGAGATTTCGGTGGTGCGAGTGCCTGATGGCTACGGTGGCGCTGGATCCAGTGGCGTGAATTCCGGACAAGGTCAGGGCGTTCCATCCAATCAGCGTCCTCGTCCCGAGGAGTTGCCCATGAAGGCGCCCGCCTTGGTGGCCCAGTTGCCGCTCACCACACCTTCGCGAGAGGCCAGTCTCACCCAGAAACTGGAAATCGCCTTGGGACCAGTGTGTCCGCTGCTCCGTGAAATCATGGTGGATTTTGCTCCGTTCCTTTCCAAAACCCTAGTCGGCTCCCATGGCCAGGAATTGCTGATGGAGGGCAAGGGTCTGACGACCTTCAAGAACTCGCATTCCGTGGTGGAGCTGGTAATGTTGCTTTGCTCCCAGGAGTGGCAAAACAGCCTGCAGAAGCACGCAGGATTGGCCTTCATAGAGCTAATCAATGAGGGTCGCCTGCTGTCGCATGCTATGAAGGATCACATTGTGCGAGTGGCCAATGAGGCGGAGTTCATCCTCAATAGAATGCGAGCGGACGATGTCCTCAAACATGCCGACTTTGAATCGCAATGTGCACAAACCCTTTTGGAGCGTAGAGAGGAGGAGCGAATGTGCGATCACTTGATAACCGCCGCACGTCGCAGGGACAATGTGATCGCCAGCCGCCTGCTAGAGAAGGTGCGAAACATCATGTGTAATCGCCACGGAGCCTGGGGCGATTCCAGCTCCACATCCAGTGGTGGCGCCATCGTTGGAGCGGTGCAAAAGAGTCCCTACTGGAAGCTGGATGCCTGGGAAGACGATGCCAGACGTCGGAAACGAATGGTGCAGAATCCGCGCGGATCTTCGCATCCACAGGCCACTCTAAAGGCGGCTTTGGAAAATGGAGGACCCGAAGATGCCATCCTGCAGACCCGCGACGAGTTCCACACCCAAATAGCCGTCTCGCGGTCTCATCCATCGGGTCAGCATAATGGTGAGCTACTGGACGATGCCGAGCTCTTGATTGAAGATCGAGAGTTGGATCTGGATCTCACGGGTCCCGTCAACATCAGCACCAAGGCGAGATTGATAGCCCCTGGACTGGTGGCACCCGGTACCGTCTCAATAACCAGCACTGAAATGTTCTTTGAGGTGGATGAAGAGCATCCCGAGTTCCAAAAGATCGATGGCGAAGTTCTAAAGTACTGCGACCATTTGCACGGCAAGTGGTACTTCTCCGAAGTGAGGGCCATCTTCTCGAGGCGTTATCTCCTGCAAAATGTGGCCCTCGAGATCTTTTTGGCCAGCCGTACGTCTATACTGTTTGCCTTTCCCGATCAGCATACAGTCAAGAAGGTAATCAAGGCCCTGCCCCGTGTGGGAGTGGGCATCAAGTATGGGATACCGCAAACGAGGAGAGCATCAATGATGTCGCCCCGCCAACTGATGCGCAATTCGAACATGACCCAAAAGTGGCAGCGTCGCGAGATTAGCAATTTTGAGTATCTAATGTTCCTGAACACGATTGCCGGCAGGACGTACAACGACCTAAATCAGTATCCCATCTTTCCGTGGGTGCTGACCAACTACGAGTCCAAGGATTTGGACCTCAGCCTGCCGTCGAACTACAGAGATCTGTCGAAACCGATTGGCGCACTAAATCCATCGCGCAGAGCCTATTTCGAGGAGCGTTATGAGAGCTGGGACAGTGACACAATACCGCCCTTCCACTATGGCACGCATTATTCCACGGCAGCATTTACGCTAAACTGGTTGGTGCGCGTAGAACCGTTTACCACCATGTTCCTGGCCCTGCAGGGCGGCAAGTTTGATTATCCGGACAGGCTGTTCAGCTCGGTGTCGTTGTCGTGGAAGAACTGCCAGCGTGATACGTCCGATGTGAAGGAACTGATACCAGAGTGGTATTTCCTGCCCGAAATGTTTTACAATTCATCGGGCTATCGGCTGGGTCATCGCGAGGATGGTGCCCTCGTGGATGACATCGAATTACCACCCTGGGCCAAGAGCCCCGAGGAATTCGTGCGCATCAACCGCATGGCACTGGAGTCGGAGTTCGTGTCCTGCCAGCTACACCAGTGGATCGATCTTATCTTTGGTTACAAGCAACGCGGTCCCGAGGCCATTAGGGCAACCAATGTGTTCTACTACTTGACATATGAGGGCAGCGTCGACTTGGATGGCGTCTTAGATCCGGTGATGCGCGAAGCGGTCGAGAATCAAATCCGCAACTTTGGCCAAACCCCCAGTCAACTGCTGATGGAACCACATCCGCCGCGCAGCTCTGCGATGCATCTATCGCCTATGATGTTCAGTGCGATGCCGGAGGATCTCTGCCAGATGCTCAAGTTCTATCAGAACTCACCAGTCATTCACATTTCGGCCAACACCTATCCGCAACTGTCGTTGCCATCGGTGGTCACGGTAACGGCGGGTCATCAGTTTGCGGTGAATCGATGGAACTGCAATTACACTGCCTCCGTCCAGAGTCCCAGCTACGCCGAATCGCCCCAATCGCCGGGATCCAATCAACCACTGACCATCGATCCGGTTCTGG CTGTTCATGgcaccaacaacaatagcaatgCGGCTAGCCGACGTCATTTGGGCGATAACTTTAGCCAGATGCTCAAGATACGCTCCAACTGCTTTGTTACCACAGTAGACAGTCGATTCCTAATCGCCTGCGGATTCTGGGACAACAGTTTCCGGGTTTTTGCCACCGAAACGG CGAAAATCGTGCAGATTGTATTCGGTCACTTTGGCGTGGTGACGTGCATGGCTCGTTCCGAGTGCAACATCACCTCAGACTGCTATATCGCCTCCGGATCGGCAGACTGCACGGTGCTCCTGTGGCACTGGAATGCCCGAACTCAGAGCATTGTGGGCGAGGGCGATGTGCCCACACCTCGGGCCACCTTGACGGGTCACGAACAGGCGGTGACATCGGTGGTGATTAGTGCCGAGTTGGGTCTAGTTGTCTCTGGATCATCAA ATGGACCCGTACTTATCCATACCACTTTTGGCGACCTACTGCGCTCGCTGGATCCACCCGCGGAGTTCCATTCCCCGGAACTGATAACCATGTCCCGCGAGGGCTTCATTGTCATCAACTACGATAAGGGCAATGTGGCCGCCTACACCATCAATGGCAAGAAACTGCGCCACGAGACGCACAACGACAATCTACAG TGCATGCTACTGTCGCGCGATGGTGAATACCTGATGACCGCCGGTGATCGCGGCATCGTGGAGGTGTGGCGCACCTTCAACCTAGCACCACTTTATGCCTTCCCCGCCTGCAACGCGGGCATTCGATCCTTGGCCCTCACCCACGATCAGAA ATACCTTCTGGCCGGACTTTCGACGGGCTCGATCATAGTATTCCACATCGACTTCAACCGCTGGCACCACGAGTACCAGCAGCGCTACTAA